The Beijerinckiaceae bacterium RH AL1 genome has a segment encoding these proteins:
- the rfbH gene encoding Lipopolysaccharide biosynthesis protein RfbH (ID:RHAL1_00822;~source:Prodigal:2.6) has protein sequence MTKGSSEAQPHDDAGALKDEILALVARYAVAAHTPAPFRPGQSGVAVSGKVYGAPEMQALVEASLDFWLTTGRFNEAFETKMRKFLGRKYVLTCNSGSSANLLAASALCSPFLKRPMVPGDEVITCATGFPTTVNPLLQNGLVPVFLDVDLPTYNVRADRIESAITDKTRAIMVAHTLGNPFDLDTVMEVAKRHDLYVVEDTCDALGATYDGKLVGTFGDIGTLSFYPAHHITMGEGGAVFCTNSLIKRALESIRDWGRDCWCEPGKDNTCGKRFEWTLGDLPAGYDHKYTYSNIGYNLKITDMQAAVGLAQMDRLHDFIAARRSNFAYLTERLRPLEEFLMLPEATPRSDPSWFGYPITVRDGAPFERDDLTRHLDANKIATRLVFAGNLLRQPYMKGKPHRVVGDLDTSDKVMRSSFWMGLYPGLTRQHLDYCVETITAFCRAA, from the coding sequence ATGACTAAGGGAAGCTCCGAGGCGCAGCCGCACGACGATGCCGGGGCTCTGAAGGACGAGATCCTCGCCCTCGTCGCGCGCTACGCCGTCGCCGCCCATACGCCGGCTCCGTTCCGGCCCGGCCAGTCCGGCGTCGCGGTCTCGGGCAAGGTCTACGGCGCGCCCGAGATGCAGGCGCTCGTCGAGGCGTCGCTCGACTTCTGGCTGACCACCGGCCGTTTCAACGAAGCGTTCGAGACGAAGATGCGGAAGTTTCTCGGCCGCAAGTACGTGTTGACGTGCAACTCCGGCTCGTCGGCCAACCTGCTTGCGGCGAGCGCGCTCTGCTCGCCGTTCCTCAAGCGGCCCATGGTCCCGGGCGACGAGGTCATCACCTGCGCGACCGGCTTTCCGACGACGGTCAACCCGCTGCTGCAGAACGGCCTCGTGCCGGTCTTCCTCGACGTCGACCTGCCCACCTACAACGTGCGCGCGGATCGAATCGAGTCCGCGATCACGGACAAGACGCGCGCCATCATGGTCGCGCACACGCTCGGCAACCCGTTCGACCTCGACACGGTGATGGAGGTGGCGAAGCGCCACGATCTCTACGTCGTCGAGGATACCTGCGACGCGCTCGGCGCCACCTACGACGGCAAGCTCGTCGGTACGTTCGGCGACATCGGAACGCTGAGCTTCTATCCCGCGCACCACATCACGATGGGCGAGGGCGGCGCCGTCTTCTGCACCAACAGCCTAATCAAGCGAGCGCTGGAATCGATCCGCGACTGGGGACGCGACTGCTGGTGCGAGCCCGGCAAGGACAACACGTGCGGCAAGCGCTTCGAGTGGACGCTCGGCGACCTGCCCGCGGGCTACGACCACAAGTACACGTACTCGAACATCGGCTATAATCTGAAGATCACCGACATGCAGGCGGCCGTCGGGCTGGCGCAGATGGATCGGCTGCACGACTTCATCGCCGCGCGCCGCAGTAACTTCGCCTATCTCACCGAGCGTCTTCGACCACTCGAAGAGTTCCTGATGCTGCCCGAGGCGACACCGCGCTCCGACCCCTCCTGGTTCGGCTATCCGATCACCGTGCGCGACGGCGCGCCGTTCGAGCGCGACGACCTGACCCGCCACCTCGACGCGAACAAGATCGCCACGCGCCTCGTCTTCGCCGGCAACCTGCTGCGCCAGCCCTACATGAAGGGCAAGCCACACCGCGTCGTCGGCGACCTCGACACGAGCGACAAGGTCATGCGCTCGTCCTTCTGGATGGGCCTCTACCCCGGCCTCACCCGGCAGCACCTCGACTATTGTGTCGAGACGATCACGGCGTTCTGTCGCGCCGCCTAG
- a CDS encoding Glycosyl transferase (ID:RHAL1_00823;~source:Prodigal:2.6), with protein MRVSIVIPVYNEAEGISALSDLLQPALALLADSTEVIFVDDGSSDDSAAQLARLVESDGRLQLVRLRRNYGQTAAMMAGMQQASGDVIVPMDADGQNDPTDIPRLLAKLDEGFDVVSGWRREREDKALTRRLPSVIANWLISHLLGVPLHDYGCTLKAYRREVIEDVRLYGEMHRFIPIFAFWEGARVTEIVVGHHARKFGKSKYGLGRVVRVLLDLLTLVFIDRALDRPMQFFGKIGFWMLVAATSVFGWALVLKLGYGVSLIQTPLPLLATSLGLFGILFLLLGILAEIMTRTYFESRGKAPYKIKAVVTSAASPSPKAERARW; from the coding sequence ATGCGCGTCTCGATTGTCATACCGGTCTACAACGAGGCCGAAGGGATCAGCGCGCTGTCCGACCTGCTGCAACCGGCGTTGGCGCTGCTTGCCGATTCGACCGAGGTGATCTTCGTCGACGACGGGTCGAGCGACGACAGTGCGGCGCAACTGGCGCGGCTGGTCGAAAGCGACGGGCGGCTGCAACTGGTCAGGCTGCGGAGAAACTACGGCCAGACGGCCGCGATGATGGCCGGGATGCAGCAGGCCTCGGGCGACGTCATCGTGCCGATGGATGCCGACGGCCAGAACGACCCCACCGACATTCCGCGGCTCCTCGCAAAGCTCGACGAAGGGTTCGACGTGGTGTCGGGCTGGCGTCGCGAGCGCGAGGACAAGGCTCTGACCCGGCGCTTGCCCTCGGTGATCGCGAACTGGTTGATCTCCCACCTTCTGGGCGTGCCTCTTCATGACTACGGCTGCACGCTCAAGGCCTACCGCCGCGAGGTCATCGAGGACGTCCGGCTCTACGGCGAGATGCATCGCTTCATCCCGATCTTCGCCTTCTGGGAAGGGGCGAGGGTCACCGAGATCGTCGTAGGCCACCACGCCCGCAAGTTCGGGAAGTCGAAGTATGGTCTAGGGCGCGTCGTTCGCGTCCTGCTCGACCTTTTGACCCTCGTCTTCATCGACAGGGCACTCGATCGCCCGATGCAGTTCTTCGGCAAGATCGGCTTCTGGATGCTGGTGGCCGCCACCTCGGTCTTCGGATGGGCCCTCGTCCTGAAGCTCGGCTATGGGGTCTCTCTGATCCAGACGCCGCTGCCGCTGCTGGCGACGTCGCTCGGCCTTTTCGGGATCTTGTTTCTTCTCCTCGGAATCCTGGCGGAGATCATGACGCGCACCTACTTCGAGTCGCGAGGCAAGGCGCCCTACAAGATCAAGGCCGTGGTCACCAGCGCGGCCAGCCCCTCACCGAAAGCCGAGCGGGCGCGGTGGTGA
- a CDS encoding Asparagine synthase (Glutamine-hydrolyzing) (ID:RHAL1_00824;~source:Prodigal:2.6) — MCGIAGFTAAGRDARVDLERMLVAIAHRGPDGAGTFVDRGIALGHRRLAIVDLMGGAQPRVDETSGDAITFNGEIYGFRAFADELTANGVALCDSSDTEVLFQLIRRHGLRRAVTMVGGMFAFAFRDGATGALHLVRDRFGEKPLYYGVADGQLVFASEASAILSHPAFQATSVDMAAAFQLLHFEYVPGCASGWSGIRKVPPATILTFKNGVVTLDRYWRPTVGSKTSVPEQVAIRDIDAALTTAVRNQLVADVPVGVFLSGGLDSSLITAIAAKVAPDITAFTVRVAGRGFDETPYAIRVANHLGVRHEIVEIADADVAQAFDNLRQNLAEPLGDASLLPTWLVCRAARRSMKVALGGDGADELFAGYPNFVVQRFAWAMRHIPSRVGRSSSAHSPGCRREPDT; from the coding sequence ATGTGCGGCATAGCCGGCTTTACGGCGGCAGGACGCGACGCCCGCGTCGACCTTGAGCGTATGCTCGTCGCGATCGCCCATCGCGGACCGGACGGCGCCGGAACCTTCGTTGATCGCGGCATTGCGCTCGGGCATCGGCGGCTTGCCATCGTCGACCTTATGGGCGGTGCACAACCGCGCGTCGACGAAACGAGCGGCGATGCGATCACCTTCAACGGCGAGATCTATGGCTTCCGTGCCTTTGCCGACGAGCTGACCGCGAATGGTGTCGCGCTCTGCGACTCGTCCGACACCGAGGTGTTGTTCCAGCTCATCCGCCGCCACGGCCTGCGTCGCGCGGTGACCATGGTGGGCGGCATGTTCGCGTTCGCCTTTCGCGATGGTGCGACGGGCGCGCTGCACCTCGTCCGCGATCGTTTCGGGGAGAAGCCGCTGTACTACGGCGTGGCCGACGGACAGCTCGTCTTCGCGTCCGAGGCGTCGGCGATCCTGAGCCATCCCGCGTTCCAGGCGACGAGCGTCGACATGGCGGCCGCCTTTCAGCTGCTTCACTTCGAATATGTTCCGGGCTGCGCCTCCGGATGGAGCGGAATCCGGAAAGTGCCGCCGGCGACGATCCTCACGTTCAAGAACGGTGTGGTAACGCTCGATCGCTACTGGCGGCCGACGGTCGGATCCAAAACGTCCGTGCCCGAGCAGGTGGCGATCCGCGACATAGATGCCGCTTTGACGACTGCCGTCCGCAACCAGCTCGTCGCGGACGTGCCGGTGGGGGTCTTCCTGTCCGGCGGCCTGGACTCGAGCCTCATCACCGCGATCGCTGCGAAGGTCGCGCCCGACATCACGGCTTTCACGGTACGCGTCGCGGGCCGCGGCTTTGACGAGACGCCCTATGCCATCAGGGTTGCAAATCACCTCGGCGTTCGGCACGAGATCGTCGAGATCGCCGATGCTGACGTCGCGCAGGCCTTCGACAATCTTCGCCAGAACCTCGCCGAGCCGCTCGGCGACGCTTCGCTTCTGCCGACCTGGCTCGTCTGCCGTGCTGCGCGGCGCTCGATGAAGGTCGCGCTGGGCGGCGACGGCGCGGACGAGCTTTTCGCGGGCTATCCGAACTTCGTCGTGCAGCGCTTCGCCTGGGCGATGCGGCACATACCCTCCCGGGTCGGGAGATCGTCGAGCGCTCACTCGCCGGGTTGCCGGCGCGAGCCGGATACATGA
- a CDS encoding Asparagine synthase (Glutamine-hydrolyzing) (ID:RHAL1_00825;~source:Prodigal:2.6), with amino-acid sequence MNWHFLASQLAQGFGQSQSRQSYLWMAPFGPRWMRTIWARDVDPSEFEMAFAPLDEAAADAGAGSGIDRLLYQFLMTYLPDDILMKTDRAAMYNSLEVRAPFLDVDLASYVCNLPTHLKLSGTTKKRVLKSVARRYLPDEIVDRKKHGFGMPVDDLLRGVLRERCFDILLSRQNPIAHWFDRTAVEGMLHQHMSGQANHGKRLWSLLVLFMVAGRDRTVAGVDAAAARNLPLPT; translated from the coding sequence ATGAACTGGCATTTCCTTGCCTCGCAGCTGGCGCAAGGGTTCGGCCAAAGTCAAAGCCGGCAGTCCTATCTTTGGATGGCGCCTTTCGGTCCGCGCTGGATGCGCACGATCTGGGCCCGCGATGTCGACCCGTCCGAGTTCGAGATGGCGTTCGCGCCGCTCGACGAGGCGGCCGCCGACGCTGGAGCCGGGTCCGGCATCGATCGGCTTCTGTATCAGTTCCTGATGACCTATCTTCCCGACGATATCCTGATGAAGACCGATCGCGCCGCGATGTACAACAGTCTCGAAGTCCGCGCGCCGTTTCTCGATGTCGATCTGGCAAGCTATGTCTGCAATCTGCCGACTCATCTCAAGTTGAGCGGCACCACTAAGAAGCGCGTTCTGAAGTCGGTCGCGCGCAGATATCTCCCGGACGAGATCGTCGATCGCAAGAAGCACGGCTTCGGCATGCCGGTCGACGACCTTCTCCGCGGGGTCCTGCGCGAGAGGTGCTTCGATATCCTCCTCTCGCGACAGAACCCGATCGCCCATTGGTTCGACCGCACTGCTGTTGAGGGGATGCTTCATCAGCACATGTCGGGGCAGGCGAACCATGGCAAGCGGCTATGGTCGCTCCTGGTCCTGTTCATGGTGGCGGGTCGAGATCGCACCGTCGCGGGCGTCGACGCTGCGGCCGCACGCAATCTGCCCCTTCCGACGTAG
- a CDS encoding Methyltransferase (ID:RHAL1_00826;~source:Prodigal:2.6): MTDNNDQMAEVDSRGSSDRFGYEWAVYSEILPDYEEQFRRWTPRLRPEDWRGKTFLDVGCGMGRNSYWPMRYGAAGGAAVDIDERSLESARRNLAPFPTLAVMRRSAYDLVFDQPFDIAFSIGVIHHIEDPARALAGMVAAVKPGGKVAIWVYGRENNRLLVSILNPLRKSIFSKLPIKLVHLLSNAPTAALWLLLRLGYRPTAYYRLIAGFSFGHLRSIVFDQMLPTIANYWTKAEVAALMSAAGLKDVELDWVNEMSWAAIGTRP, from the coding sequence ATGACCGACAACAACGATCAGATGGCGGAGGTCGACAGCCGCGGGTCCTCCGATCGGTTTGGCTACGAATGGGCCGTCTACAGCGAGATCCTGCCCGACTACGAGGAGCAGTTCAGGCGGTGGACGCCGCGGCTGCGTCCCGAGGACTGGAGAGGGAAGACCTTCCTCGACGTCGGCTGCGGCATGGGCCGCAACAGCTACTGGCCCATGCGCTACGGCGCTGCGGGCGGCGCCGCGGTCGACATCGACGAGCGCTCCCTGGAGTCGGCCCGTCGCAACCTCGCCCCGTTCCCGACCCTCGCGGTCATGCGGCGCAGCGCGTACGATCTCGTCTTCGACCAGCCGTTCGACATCGCGTTCTCGATCGGCGTCATTCATCACATCGAGGATCCCGCAAGGGCCTTGGCGGGCATGGTCGCGGCCGTGAAGCCCGGCGGCAAGGTCGCGATCTGGGTCTATGGCCGCGAGAACAATCGCCTGCTCGTGTCCATACTGAACCCGCTGCGCAAATCGATCTTCAGCAAGCTGCCGATCAAGCTTGTGCACCTGCTCTCCAACGCTCCGACGGCCGCCTTGTGGCTCCTGCTTCGTCTAGGCTATCGGCCGACCGCGTATTACCGACTCATCGCAGGCTTCAGCTTCGGCCACCTTCGCTCGATCGTCTTCGATCAGATGCTGCCGACGATCGCGAACTACTGGACGAAGGCCGAGGTCGCGGCGCTGATGAGCGCCGCCGGGCTGAAGGACGTCGAGCTGGACTGGGTGAACGAGATGTCCTGGGCGGCGATCGGCACGCGGCCGTAG